The following coding sequences are from one Eucalyptus grandis isolate ANBG69807.140 chromosome 11, ASM1654582v1, whole genome shotgun sequence window:
- the LOC104446163 gene encoding transcription factor bHLH14-like produces MAFWGKHFAQEVTSEIIKEDWSLVHLTKCLFPSRFWNPPVDPRGENQSNEESALVDASKRPFSKPVGTAYHNISKKSYRKKIADDDDKESSLSPSLSGPLSHVEAERQRRDKMNQRFYALRSVVPNVSRMDKASLLADAVDYIKELRSRIDALESKLVKYERSSPKRLKSDRAVADVSETTSLLSNNSSTMASTTLAVPRLSEMAVEVKVLGSEAVILVRSPNVGHPCARLMDVLEELGLAVRHASMSCVKGMMLQDVVIRTPVECLVSDHSMRDAIRNKLCKL; encoded by the exons ATGGCCTTCTGGGGAAAGCATTTCGCTCAGGAGGTCACGTCTG AGATCATTAAAGAAGATTGGAGCTTAGTTCATTTGACCAAGTGCCTCTTCCCTTCTCGTTTCTGGAACCCTCCTGTCGATCCTCGTGGAGAGAACCAATCGAACGAAGAATCGGCACTTGTCGATGCCAGCAAGCGTCCATTTTCTAAACCTGTCGGCACGGCATATCATAACATATCTAAGAAGAGCTATCGGAAGAAAATAGCGGACGACGACGATAAAGAATCTTCATTGTCGCCGTCGCTGTCAGGTCCCTTGAGCCACGTGGAGGCAGAACGGCAGCGAAGGGATAAAATGAACCAGCGGTTCTATGCGCTCCGTTCCGTCGTCCCCAACGTGTCAAGGATGGACAAGGCGTCTCTCCTTGCTGATGCCGTCGACTACATCAAGGAACTCCGGTCCCGGATCGACGCGTTGGAGTCCAAGCTCGTCAAGTACGAGCGCTCGTCTCCGAAGCGCCTCAAGAGTGATAGGGCTGTCGCTGACGTGAGTGAGACAACGTCGCTTCTGAGCAACAACAGCTCGACAATGGCCTCAACGACTTTGGCTGTCCCAAGGCTGAGTGAGATGGCGGTGGAGGTGAAGGTGTTGGGGTCGGAGGCGGTGATCCTAGTGCGGAGCCCCAATGTGGGGCATCCGTGCGCGAGGTTGATGGACGTGCTCGAGGAATTGGGGTTGGCGGTCCGACACGCGAGCATGTCGTGTGTGAAGGGGATGATGCTTCAGGATGTGGTGATTAGGACTCCGGTTGAGTGCTTGGTCAGCGACCATTCCATGAGAGATGCCATTCGGAATAAGCTATGCAAGTTGTAA